The Streptomyces achromogenes genome window below encodes:
- a CDS encoding glycoside hydrolase family 3 protein, with protein sequence MNDTRGRRRTTLVVALALIAGLGATVPAQADDPAYPFRNPNLPVDQRVDDLLSRLTLDEKISLLHQYEPAIPRLGIQSFRTGTEALHGVAWLGKTTVFPQAIGLAATWDPSLIRQVGSAVGDEARGFQQQRPAGWGLNLWAPVVNPLRDPRWGRNEEGYSEDPYLTGSIATAYGTGLTGGDPNHLKTAPTIKHFLANNNEIHRDTTSSQLRPRVLKEYDEQAFKPAIEADATTGVMSSYNLVNGRPNTVNPALNDTVRTWTSQDLLNVTDAYAPGNLVGSQKYYGTQTEADAAALKAGIDSFTDNDTDSGPTTTALKSALSSGLLKESDVDTAARHVLSIRVRLGEFDPGGGKYGSIDASVIDSPAHRALARKAATEAAVLLKNDGALPLRKSGSAAVVGPLADTLYTDWYSGSLPYAVTPKDGIEAKLGTSVASSEGVDRITLKDTATGKYVTAGAGDAGAPLKETTENGSGAQFDVFDWGSGVVALRSAANGKYVGYNWSNFVNDQTQPNGWFVQQQFKLERQDNGTYLLRYAGYETGESWWSNPVYLGPVDADGTLGLVAEDKAAHYSKDVVRSGVDEAVAAVKGKDTAVVVVGSMPAINGREAHDRTDMGLSPSQEALVKAVRKANPKTVVVVENSYPTTLGALQKEVPALLWTTHAGQETGTALADLLYGDANPAGRLTQTWYRSDADLPSILDYDIIKSNRTYLYYKGQPLYPFGYGLSYTTFRYGGLKRVFDGYEVKVTNTGRRAGDEVVQLYVHQRESRDKQPLKQLKAYKRVSLKPGETQTVRLKLRDSDLAHWDVTRSKWVVESGTYDVMVGASSTDIRSRTSLKVRGETIPPRDLSAVTSAEDFDDYSATSLVDESKAGGTAVSATTGGAWLKFADTRLRSGASEVTAQLAGASGTLEVRLGSPTGRLVGTVRFDGTSSPYTYETVTAPLTGARGRADVYLVLSKGVRLSTFSLR encoded by the coding sequence ATGAATGACACGCGAGGAAGACGCAGAACCACCCTGGTCGTGGCGCTCGCCCTGATCGCGGGACTCGGCGCCACCGTCCCCGCCCAGGCCGACGACCCCGCCTACCCCTTCCGCAACCCGAACCTCCCTGTCGACCAGCGCGTGGACGACCTCCTCTCCCGCCTCACTCTCGACGAGAAGATCTCCCTCCTCCACCAGTACGAACCCGCTATCCCCCGCCTCGGCATCCAGTCCTTCCGCACCGGCACCGAGGCCCTGCACGGCGTGGCCTGGCTCGGGAAGACGACGGTTTTCCCCCAGGCGATCGGGCTCGCCGCCACCTGGGACCCTTCGCTGATCCGCCAGGTCGGCTCGGCGGTCGGCGACGAGGCCCGCGGCTTCCAGCAGCAGCGCCCGGCCGGCTGGGGCCTCAACCTGTGGGCACCGGTGGTGAATCCGTTGCGGGACCCGCGCTGGGGCCGCAACGAGGAGGGCTACTCCGAGGACCCGTACCTCACCGGCTCGATCGCCACGGCCTACGGCACGGGCCTTACGGGCGGCGACCCGAACCACCTGAAGACAGCACCCACCATCAAGCACTTCCTCGCCAACAACAACGAGATCCACCGCGACACCACATCCTCGCAACTGCGCCCGCGCGTGTTGAAGGAGTACGACGAGCAGGCGTTCAAGCCCGCGATCGAGGCGGACGCGACGACGGGCGTCATGTCCTCGTACAACCTCGTCAACGGCCGCCCCAACACGGTGAACCCGGCCCTGAACGACACCGTGCGCACCTGGACCTCGCAGGACCTGCTGAACGTCACGGACGCCTACGCGCCCGGCAACCTGGTCGGCAGCCAGAAGTACTACGGCACCCAGACCGAGGCGGACGCGGCGGCGCTGAAGGCCGGCATCGACAGCTTCACCGACAACGACACGGACTCCGGGCCGACGACGACCGCGCTCAAGTCGGCGCTGTCGTCGGGCTTGCTGAAGGAGTCGGACGTCGACACCGCGGCACGCCATGTCCTGAGCATCCGGGTGCGGCTCGGCGAGTTCGACCCCGGCGGCGGCAAGTACGGCTCCATCGACGCGTCCGTCATCGACAGCCCGGCGCACCGAGCGCTGGCCCGCAAGGCGGCGACCGAGGCGGCCGTGCTGCTGAAGAACGACGGCGCGCTGCCGCTGAGGAAGTCGGGGAGCGCGGCCGTGGTCGGCCCGCTCGCCGACACCCTCTACACCGACTGGTACTCAGGCAGTCTGCCGTACGCGGTGACGCCGAAGGACGGCATCGAGGCCAAGCTCGGCACGTCCGTAGCGAGCAGCGAGGGCGTGGACCGGATCACGCTGAAGGACACGGCGACCGGTAAATACGTGACGGCGGGGGCCGGGGACGCGGGTGCGCCGCTGAAGGAGACGACTGAGAACGGATCCGGCGCGCAGTTCGACGTGTTCGACTGGGGCTCGGGAGTCGTCGCCCTCCGCTCGGCCGCGAACGGGAAGTACGTCGGCTACAACTGGTCGAACTTCGTCAACGACCAGACGCAGCCGAACGGCTGGTTCGTGCAGCAGCAGTTCAAGCTGGAGCGGCAGGACAACGGGACGTACCTGCTGCGGTACGCGGGCTACGAGACCGGCGAGTCCTGGTGGTCGAACCCGGTGTACCTGGGCCCGGTGGACGCCGACGGCACGCTCGGCCTGGTGGCCGAGGACAAGGCCGCGCACTACTCGAAGGACGTGGTCCGCAGCGGCGTCGACGAGGCGGTCGCCGCGGTCAAGGGCAAGGACACGGCCGTCGTGGTGGTCGGCTCGATGCCGGCGATCAACGGGCGCGAGGCCCACGACCGCACGGACATGGGCCTGTCCCCGTCGCAGGAGGCGCTGGTCAAGGCGGTCCGCAAGGCCAACCCGAAGACGGTGGTCGTGGTCGAGAACAGCTACCCCACCACGCTGGGCGCGCTGCAGAAGGAGGTCCCGGCCCTGCTGTGGACGACGCACGCGGGCCAGGAGACCGGCACCGCGCTGGCCGACCTGCTGTACGGCGACGCGAACCCGGCGGGCCGCCTGACACAGACCTGGTACCGCTCGGATGCGGACCTGCCGTCGATCCTGGACTACGACATCATCAAGTCGAACCGGACGTACCTCTACTACAAGGGGCAGCCGCTCTACCCCTTCGGTTACGGACTGTCGTACACGACGTTCCGCTACGGCGGGCTGAAACGGGTCTTTGACGGTTATGAGGTGAAGGTCACCAACACGGGCCGCCGGGCCGGTGACGAGGTGGTCCAGCTGTACGTCCACCAGCGGGAATCCCGCGACAAGCAGCCGCTGAAGCAGCTGAAGGCGTACAAACGGGTGTCGCTGAAGCCGGGCGAGACGCAAACGGTCCGTCTGAAGCTGCGGGATTCGGACCTCGCGCACTGGGACGTCACGCGCTCGAAGTGGGTCGTGGAATCGGGGACGTACGACGTGATGGTCGGCGCGTCGTCGACGGACATCCGCTCGCGGACGTCGCTGAAAGTGCGGGGGGAGACCATCCCGCCCCGGGACCTGTCGGCGGTGACGTCAGCCGAAGACTTCGACGACTACAGCGCGACCAGCCTGGTCGACGAGTCCAAGGCCGGCGGGACGGCGGTGTCGGCCACGACGGGCGGGGCGTGGCTGAAGTTCGCGGACACGCGGCTCCGGTCAGGGGCTTCGGAGGTGACGGCCCAGCTGGCGGGCGCGTCCGGAACGCTGGAGGTACGGCTGGGTTCACCGACGGGCCGACTGGTGGGAACGGTCCGCTTCGACGGGACGTCGTCCCCGTACACGTACGAGACGGTGACGGCTCCGCTGACGGGAGCGAGGGGTCGTGCGGATGTGTACTTGGTGCTGAGCAAGGGGGTGCGCTTGTCGACGTTCAGCCTGCGCTGA
- a CDS encoding LacI family DNA-binding transcriptional regulator encodes MVKITDVARHAGVSPSTVSYALSGKRPISEETRLRIEEAIRELGYRPHAGARALASSRSNVLALVMPLRSGINVPVVMQFAVAVVTAARRHDHDVLLLTQEEGEDGLRRVADTALVDALIVMDVQLHDPRLPLLRALNRPSVLIGFPASAQGLTCIDLDFIAAGELCVEHLVGLGHRVVALVGSPPEVYVRGTGFAQRVVQGFTAAADRHRLVSSVHPCEAAPAAARGVAERLLREQPALTGVVVHNEAVLEPLIDAFESLGLRVPGDMSVTAICPEEQAADARVPVTSVAVPSAEVGERAVELLTKKLGGSAVPEATLLAPHLTLRASTAPRSAP; translated from the coding sequence ATGGTGAAGATCACGGACGTGGCCCGGCACGCGGGGGTCTCCCCCAGCACCGTTTCCTACGCCCTCAGCGGCAAGCGTCCCATCTCCGAGGAGACCCGGCTGCGCATCGAGGAGGCCATCCGCGAGCTGGGCTACCGCCCGCACGCCGGCGCCCGCGCGCTGGCCAGCAGCCGGTCCAACGTGCTGGCGCTGGTGATGCCGCTGCGCTCCGGGATCAACGTCCCGGTGGTCATGCAGTTCGCGGTGGCCGTCGTCACGGCCGCGCGCCGGCACGACCACGACGTGTTGCTGCTCACCCAGGAGGAGGGCGAGGACGGGCTGCGGCGCGTAGCGGACACGGCGTTGGTGGACGCGCTGATCGTGATGGACGTTCAGTTGCACGATCCGCGGCTGCCGCTGCTGCGGGCCCTGAACCGGCCGTCCGTGCTGATCGGGTTCCCTGCCTCCGCGCAGGGGCTGACCTGCATCGACCTCGACTTCATAGCGGCGGGCGAACTGTGCGTGGAGCACCTGGTGGGACTCGGGCACCGGGTGGTCGCGCTGGTCGGGTCGCCGCCGGAGGTGTACGTGCGGGGGACCGGGTTCGCGCAGCGGGTGGTGCAGGGGTTCACCGCGGCGGCCGACCGGCACCGGCTGGTGTCGTCGGTGCACCCCTGCGAGGCGGCGCCGGCCGCCGCGCGCGGGGTCGCCGAGCGGCTGCTGCGCGAGCAGCCCGCGCTGACCGGGGTGGTCGTGCACAACGAGGCGGTGCTCGAGCCGCTGATCGACGCCTTCGAGTCACTCGGCCTGCGCGTACCCGGCGATATGTCCGTCACCGCCATCTGCCCGGAGGAGCAGGCCGCCGACGCCCGGGTGCCGGTCACGTCCGTCGCCGTCCCGTCCGCCGAGGTGGGTGAGCGGGCGGTGGAGCTGCTGACGAAGAAGCTGGGTGGGTCGGCCGTTCCGGAAGCCACCCTCCTCGCCCCGCACCTCACGCTCCGCGCGAGCACCGCACCGCGCTCAGCACCCTGA
- the yicI gene encoding alpha-xylosidase has translation MKFTDGYWLLREGVTAAHPVQVLDVTTPPGALEIHAPTQPIRHRGDLLKGPVVTISAHAPMPDVIGLTFTHFEGEQPRGPRFDIQRDDAFTPHAEYDEETATLTAGVLSVRVTRTGPWHVDFIAHGRTLTTSGPKNMGIMRDATGGHYLREQLGLGVGTSVYGLGERFGPLVKNGQVVDIWNADGGTATEQAYKNVPFFLTDAGYGVFVDHPGKVSFEVGSEAVSRVQFSVESQQLTYYVIYGPTPKDILRKYTALTGRPALPPAWSFGLWLSTSFTTSYDEATVTSFIDGMKERELPLSVFHFDCFWMREFNWCDFQWDPRVFPDPEGMLSRLKERGLRVSVWINPYIAQRSPLFAEGKALGHLLKRPDGSVWQWDLWQPGMALVDFTSPGARAWYAAELEALLTQGVDCFKTDFGERIPVDVAYADGSDPERMHNYYTYLYNRTVFEVLRKHRGEQEAVVFARSATAGSQKFPVHWGGDCEATYESMAESLRGGLSLGLSGFGFWSHDIGGFEGTPTPALFKRWLAFGLLSSHSRLHGSSSYRVPWLFDEESVDVLRHFTRLKLRLMPYLYEAARTAQEGVPVMRAMVLEFPDDPGCAHLERQYMLGPDLLVAPVFSDEGDVSYYVPEGTWTDYLTGRTVTGPRWARERHGFSSVPLLVRPGAVIPVGAVDDRPDYPYADGVTLRAFGLEQGAQVTVPVGDVTFTVVREGKTLRASCSDPRAPWSLASGERTARAAAGTGFLSLEVDSE, from the coding sequence TTGAAGTTCACCGACGGCTACTGGCTGCTGCGCGAAGGCGTCACCGCAGCCCATCCGGTGCAGGTCCTGGACGTGACCACGCCCCCGGGAGCCCTTGAGATCCACGCCCCGACCCAGCCCATCCGCCACCGCGGCGACCTGCTGAAGGGACCGGTCGTGACGATCAGCGCGCACGCTCCCATGCCGGACGTCATCGGCCTCACCTTCACGCACTTCGAGGGCGAACAGCCCCGGGGGCCAAGGTTCGACATCCAGCGGGACGACGCCTTCACCCCGCACGCCGAGTACGACGAGGAGACGGCCACTCTCACCGCGGGCGTCCTCTCCGTCCGGGTCACACGCACCGGCCCCTGGCACGTCGACTTCATCGCCCACGGCCGCACCCTCACCACCAGCGGCCCCAAGAACATGGGCATCATGCGAGACGCCACCGGCGGCCACTACCTGCGCGAGCAGCTGGGCCTCGGGGTCGGCACGTCGGTGTACGGCCTCGGTGAACGCTTCGGGCCGCTGGTGAAGAACGGCCAGGTCGTCGACATCTGGAACGCGGACGGTGGCACCGCCACCGAACAGGCCTACAAAAACGTCCCGTTCTTCCTGACGGACGCGGGCTACGGCGTCTTCGTCGACCACCCGGGCAAGGTGTCCTTCGAGGTCGGCTCGGAGGCGGTGTCGCGGGTCCAGTTCAGCGTGGAAAGCCAGCAGTTGACGTACTACGTCATCTACGGGCCCACCCCGAAGGACATCCTGCGCAAGTACACCGCCCTCACCGGCCGCCCGGCCCTGCCGCCCGCCTGGTCGTTCGGCCTATGGCTGTCGACCTCCTTCACCACCTCCTACGACGAGGCCACCGTCACCTCCTTCATCGACGGCATGAAGGAACGCGAACTGCCCCTGTCGGTCTTCCACTTCGACTGCTTCTGGATGCGCGAGTTCAACTGGTGCGACTTCCAGTGGGACCCGCGGGTCTTCCCCGACCCGGAGGGCATGCTGTCCCGCCTGAAGGAGCGCGGGCTGCGGGTAAGCGTGTGGATCAACCCCTACATCGCGCAGCGCTCGCCGTTGTTCGCCGAGGGCAAGGCCCTTGGCCATCTGCTGAAGAGGCCGGACGGCAGTGTGTGGCAGTGGGACCTGTGGCAGCCGGGCATGGCCCTGGTCGACTTCACCAGCCCGGGCGCCCGTGCCTGGTACGCCGCCGAACTGGAGGCGCTGCTCACCCAGGGCGTCGACTGCTTCAAGACCGACTTCGGGGAGCGCATCCCGGTCGACGTGGCCTACGCGGACGGCTCGGACCCGGAGCGGATGCACAACTACTACACGTACCTGTACAACCGCACCGTCTTCGAGGTGCTGCGCAAGCACCGCGGTGAGCAGGAGGCCGTGGTCTTCGCCCGCTCGGCGACCGCGGGCAGCCAGAAGTTCCCCGTGCACTGGGGCGGCGACTGCGAGGCCACGTACGAGTCGATGGCCGAGTCGTTGCGCGGCGGGCTCAGCCTCGGTCTGTCGGGCTTCGGGTTCTGGAGCCATGACATCGGCGGCTTCGAGGGCACGCCGACGCCGGCGCTGTTCAAGCGATGGCTGGCCTTCGGGCTGCTGTCCTCGCACAGCCGGCTGCACGGCAGCTCCTCCTACCGGGTGCCGTGGCTGTTCGACGAGGAGTCCGTGGACGTGCTGCGGCACTTCACCCGGCTCAAACTGCGCCTGATGCCGTATCTGTACGAGGCCGCGCGCACCGCCCAAGAGGGCGTGCCGGTGATGCGGGCGATGGTGCTGGAGTTCCCGGACGACCCCGGCTGTGCGCACCTGGAGCGGCAGTACATGCTCGGCCCGGACCTGCTCGTCGCGCCGGTCTTCAGCGACGAGGGGGACGTCTCCTACTACGTACCCGAGGGCACGTGGACCGACTACCTGACCGGGAGGACGGTGACCGGACCGCGCTGGGCGCGCGAGCGGCACGGGTTCTCCAGTGTTCCGCTGCTGGTCAGGCCGGGTGCGGTGATCCCGGTCGGCGCGGTGGACGACCGCCCCGACTATCCGTACGCCGACGGGGTCACCCTGCGCGCGTTCGGGCTGGAGCAGGGCGCGCAGGTGACGGTGCCGGTCGGGGACGTGACCTTCACGGTCGTACGCGAGGGGAAGACACTGCGGGCCTCCTGCAGTGATCCCCGGGCGCCTTGGAGCCTTGCGAGCGGGGAGCGGACCGCCCGCGCGGCGGCGGGCACCGGGTTCCTCTCGCTGGAGGTGGACTCGGAGTGA